GGATGCGGATATGAAAAAGATATTAACTCCAGAGCAGTATGATAAATGGCAGGCTGATAGAAAAGCTAAAATGGAAAAAAGAAAGGCAGAAATGAAAGACAGAAAAATGATGGTTAAGCCGATGCCTGCAGGTACTGCGAATGCAAATTGATAGTTTATAATTGTGTTTTTTTAATGTGTTGAGGACGGAAGTAATTCCGTCCTTTTTACATTAATTTTCATTAATTTTTTTGAAATCGGGCTTTAATTCCGTAATTTTGAATATAATCTTTTATTATGGTAAGCGAAAAAATTGCAAAATTAATCAACGAACAAATAGCCCACGAACAATATGCCGCACAATATTACCTTTCAATGTCTGCTTGGTTTTCAAGTAAGGATCTTGACGGGATTGCCAATTATTTCAGGGTTCAGAGTAAGGAAGAATTAATGCATGCAGATAAGATGTTTGATTATTTAAATGATGTAGGAGGAGAAATCATTATCGGAGAAATTCCAAAACCACCTCATGAGTTTGATAATGCAACAGATATTTTTGAAAAAGCACTTGAACACGAAAAAATAGTAACTAAAAGTATTTTCAATATTGTAAAGAATGCAAATGATGAGGGGGATTTTGCAACAACTTCTTTTTTACAGTGGTTTATTAATGAGCAGGTAGAGGAAGAGGCAAGCGCATCTCAATTGGTTACTAAAATCAAAATGGTTTGTGATAATCCTTCGGCATTATATCTTTTTGATCAGGAATTAGCTCAAAGAGTTTTTGTTCCTGCTGCAGATGCATAAGACTTAATAGCTTTAAATATAAAAGAGTGAACCTTATCCAAGTTCACTCTTTTTTATTTTTACAATATGATGTTTCTATT
The sequence above is drawn from the Chryseobacterium daecheongense genome and encodes:
- a CDS encoding ferritin, whose product is MVSEKIAKLINEQIAHEQYAAQYYLSMSAWFSSKDLDGIANYFRVQSKEELMHADKMFDYLNDVGGEIIIGEIPKPPHEFDNATDIFEKALEHEKIVTKSIFNIVKNANDEGDFATTSFLQWFINEQVEEEASASQLVTKIKMVCDNPSALYLFDQELAQRVFVPAADA